The following proteins are encoded in a genomic region of Stigmatopora nigra isolate UIUO_SnigA chromosome 3, RoL_Snig_1.1, whole genome shotgun sequence:
- the neto2a gene encoding neuropilin and tolloid-like protein 2 yields the protein MHKAWILVVLIEEGLALAQRTKDSLGDDGVQSPNHNDCGTWVRTINGGVFTSPNYPNTYPPNKECVYILEALPRQRIQLAFDKNYYIEPSFECRFDHIEIRDGPFGFSPLINRVCGGKNPGPITSTGRFMWIKFTSDEELEGLGFRVKYTFVADPDFHLHVGGLLNPIPDCQFEMGGYDGVIRSSQVDESKRVKPGDALDCIWTIRAPPMSKIYLRFMEYQMEHSNECKKNFVAIYDGSSAIENLKAKFCSTVANDIMLETGVGVVRMWADEKSRLSRFRMLFTSFVDPPCSADTFFCHSNMCINNSLVCNGVQNCVYPWDENHCKEKRSRGLFHQITKTHGTVIGVSSGIVLVLLIISILVQMKQPRKKVVARRPGVFNKAGLQEVFDPPHYELFSLRDKEISSDLADLSDELDSFHKVRRSSTMSRCVHEHHCGSQGSVGTVGSGGVGSVGGVGGVGGVGGGSGSIKHSRTTLSSMELSYHNDFSKPPPMKTFNSTGTYKKSCYGYKQHAQTHDCDQQVIEDRVTEEIPCEIYSRGGGAMGGMGLGGAVGITGGVALAGGLGMPGGMAMAGPSGIAGGIGGNMGGACGTLTIRGSSSRNSATSVVDPQRSMSMDF from the exons ATGCACAAAG CGTGGATCCTCGTCGTTCTCATCGAAGAAGGCCTCGCTCTGGCGCAGAGAACCAAAG attcctTGGGTGACGATGGCGTCCAGAGCCCAAACCACAACGACTGTGGCACGTGGGTTCGCACCATCAATGGGGGCGTGTTCACATCGCCAAATTACCCCAACACGTACCCCCCCAACAAGGAGTGCGTCTACATCTTGGAAG CACTGCCCAGGCAGCGAATCCAGCTGGCCTTCGACAAAAATTACTACATCGAGCCTTCCTTCGAGTGCCGTTTCGACCACATCGAGATCCGCGACGGGCCCTTCGGCTTCTCGCCGCTCATCAACCGCGTTTGCGGGGGCAAGAACCCCGGGCCCATCACCTCTACCGGACGCTTCATGTGGATCAAGTTCACCAGTGACGAGGAGCTGGAGGGCCTCGGATTCCGGGTCAAGTACACCTTTGTGGCAG ATCCTGACTTCCACCTGCACGTGGGCGGGCTTTTAAACCCCATCCCAG ATTGTCAATTTGAGATGGGCGGCTACGATGGGGTCATCCGATCCAGTCAGGTGGACGAAAGCAAGCGGGTCAAGCCCGGTGACGCTTTAGACTGCATCTGGACCATCAGGGCGCCCCCTATGTCCAAG aTTTACTTGCGCTTCATGGAGTACCAAATGGAGCACTCCAATGAATGCAAGAAAAACTTTGTGGCTATCTACGACGGCAGCAGCGCCATCGAGAACCTCAAGGCTAAATTCTGTAGCACGGTGGCTAACGACATCATGCTAGAAACCGGCGTGGGCGTCGTACGCATGTGGGCCGACGAGAAGAGCCGCCTCAGTCGTTTTCGGATGCTCTTCACTTCCTTTGTGGACC CACCTTGTTCGGCCGACACCTTCTTCTGCCACAGCAACATGTGCATCAACAACTCACTGGTGTGCAATGGCGTCCAGAACTGTGTCTACCCGTGGGATGAAAATCACTGCAAAG aaAAGCGATCAAGAGGTCTCTTCCACCAAATCACAAAGACCCACGGCACGGTCATTGGTGTCTCATCTGGGATCGTCTTGGTTCTTCTCATCATTTCCATCTTGGTCCAGATGAAGCAGCCCCGGAAAAAG GTAGTTGCCCGGCGACCCGGCGTTTTCAACAAGGCGGGTCTCCAAGAAGTCTTTGACCCGCCTCACTACGAGCTCTTCTCACTCCGCGACAAGGAGATATCATCCGACCTAGCCGACCTATCCGACGAATTGGACAGCTTCCACAAGGTCCGACGTTCGTCCACCATGTCGCGATGCGTCCACGAGCACCACTGCGGCTCGCAGGGGTCCGTAGGGACGGTCGGTAGCGGCGGCGTTGGCAGCGTTGGCGGCGTTGGCGGCGTTGGCGGTGTTGGCGGCGGTAGCGGTAGCATCAAACACAGCCGCACTACCCTCAGCTCCATGGAGTTGTCCTACCACAACGACTTCTCCAAGCCGCCGCCCATGAAGACCTTCAACTCCACCGGAACGTACAAGAAAAGTTGCTATGGTTACAAACAACACGCTCAGACTCACGATTGCGACCAGCAAGTCATCGAGGATCGCGTCACCGAGGAAATTCCCTGCGAGATTTACAGCCGAGGAGGCGGAGCCATGGGTGGCATGGGCCTGGGCGGGGCTGTGGGTATCACAGGGGGCGTGGCCCTAGCCGGGGGGTTGGGTATGCCGGGCGGTATGGCCATGGCCGGCCCTAGTGGCATCGCTGGTGGGATTGGAGGCAATATGGGCGGAGCTTGTGGCACCCTCACTATTCGTGGGAGTAGTTCTCGCAACAGCGCCACCTCGGTCGTTGATCCCCAGCGCTCTATGTCTATGgacttttaa